The DNA region GACGACGCCGTCCAGGAAGCCGCACTGCAGGCCTGGCAGCGCATCGACCGGGTCGAGGACCCGGAGCGGGTGCGCAACTGGCTCTTCCGGATCGCGGCCAACAAGGCCCTCGACCGGCTCCGCAGGCGGCACCCGCACGCCGACCTCGAAGCGATGGTCGACGCCCCGGACGAACGACCCGTCGACGAGGTCGTCGCCACCCGGATGCAGGTGCGGGAACTCGCGCGTATCGTGCAGGCACTCCCGGACGCACAGCGCGCCGTCTGGGTGATGCGCGAGGTGGGTGGGGCGCCCTACGCCGAGATCGCCGAGGCGACCGGGCTGCCCGCGACGACCGTCCGCGGGCTGCTTGCACGTGCGCGGCGACACGTGCTCGAACAGATGGAGGGGTGGCGATGACCGACGACGTCGACGACCGGCACGGTGCCTTCACGCTGGACGAACTCTCCGACTACCTCGACGCCGACCGGACTCCGGTCCGAGCGGACATCGAGGGCGATCCCGAAGCCGTCGCCGCACTCGAGCGGCTGCAGGCCCTGCGGGTGGCGTCACGGGACCTGCTCGACACCGAGGCATCGGCGGACGGCGACGAGCGCTGGATCAGCTCGGTGCTCGCGTCCATCCGGACGACCGCCCACGCCGGACGGGACATCCCGGTCCCCGACGACGATCCCGCCGCGCACCTGGTCGTGACCGAGGGGGCTCTGCGCGGACTCGTCCGCACCCTCGGTGACGACGTGCCCGGTGTCGTGGTCCGACGGACCCGGTTCAGCGGCGACGTCGGGGTCCCCGGCGGCGCCGTGGACGTCGACGTCGCCATCGTGGTCACGCTCGAGGCATCGGTGTCGGACCGAGCCGAGGCGCTCCGGGCGCACATCACGTCGGTGCTCGGCGCGCACGCACCGTTCCGGATCCGCAGTGTCGTCGTCCGCGTCGCCGACGTCGTGGTCGGGGGGACACCGTGACCGCGGACGTCCGGGCGCTCTCCCGCGAACTCACCGCGGTCGTCCTCGCGGTGCCGGGTGTCCGGTCGGTCCTGCCGCCCGGACCCGGACTCGCCACGCTCGTGCGCGACGTCCGCTCCGTGCTCGAGATCCCGCGGGACGGTGGGGCCGTGCTCGTGCAGGACCGCCCGGACGGGGCGCGGATCCGCGTGGTCGTCACGACCGACCGGGGCGTGCCGACGATCACGGTCATCCGGGCAGCGCGTGACGCCGTCGTGACCGCAGCGCGCCACTTCCTCGGGGCAGCGCCCTCCGACGTCACGGTCCGCGTCGTCGAGATCGACTGACGCCGCGACCCGACTGGACGCCGACAGCTGGGCCGGCTCAGCCGGCGCGGCGGCCGTCAGTCGGCCGGCGCGGTGAACGTCAGGCGGCCGGTGCCGGTCCGTCCGACGGCTCGGCGTCGTCCGCGACGGGGAGGTCCTCGTCGACGAGCTCGTCCTCGCCGGGCTCGGACACCTCGGCCGCAGCGGCCTTGGCCTCGTCGATGGACTCCTGCGAGCGGCGGAGGAGGTCGTCGTCGTGTGCAGTCTGGTCGCTCATGCTCCCGGAGGCTACGCGGGTGTGCCTGTGTCAGCGTCCCGACGTCCGGCCGGGCGGTGCGATCCCGAAGGTGTCCCGCCCCGCGGATCGGTGCTGGGGTGGGGAGGTTCGAAGTCGACCGCTGAGGTCGGAGCCGGTGACGAGGGCATCGCCGGCGCGGCCGGTGCGCCGTACGCGTCGGCCGCGTCGAGCACGGCCCGCGTCGCCGCCGCGGCCGTCCGCAGGGCGTCGCCGATCGGCATCGCCCGGTGGCCGGGGG from Curtobacterium sp. MCJR17_020 includes:
- a CDS encoding RNA polymerase sigma factor, with the translated sequence MTNARFVTRESEIREEELPLSSDEALAALSDASLVERSADGDTAAFGVLIRRYGPHMRAYAARILGYGDGEADDAVQEAALQAWQRIDRVEDPERVRNWLFRIAANKALDRLRRRHPHADLEAMVDAPDERPVDEVVATRMQVRELARIVQALPDAQRAVWVMREVGGAPYAEIAEATGLPATTVRGLLARARRHVLEQMEGWR